In Vespa crabro chromosome 14, iyVesCrab1.2, whole genome shotgun sequence, the following are encoded in one genomic region:
- the LOC124429219 gene encoding U4/U6.U5 tri-snRNP-associated protein 1 isoform X1, whose amino-acid sequence MGSNKRHKAEKSRDIKKKRHRSRSRSHTPEREKIDKHRHHKKHKRKERKDYDSDVEIVNAPPPPKISRSSHPSTPPPPEISKQHSPSPVKDGISQTSLSIEETNKLRAKLGLKPLEVDSTSKDDPNKIKDDLGEFYHKPAPNANDQLKTQKLKERIGIQKQKRQIEANLAKIKSLGDDDSDDDTKAWIDKSRRLQEEKKKAEERAKMLDQLDEEFGIGNLLKEEIHLSRNLAYTEKDLKGLTVEHDIECIAEGKGMVLTLKDQDILNEKSDVLVNVNMVDDERYKRNVHNKTKRSVYNAYEDDNFDEFGLSKKNILDKYDEEIEGEKKDNFVLGSYNPVEIKQRRSEIVKHRLANKKLESLQTREPQLASEYYNEQELEKFKKPKKKIRKIRTKRKLKADDLMSQENDYLRDLGSRRSKKTEDAKENDGTLDVDDLEGPKEDLTGIKFEDDDKELELQMALKKAHRLKELQMSDEKNVTESVKQESTALDENQSTNIVLNATAEFCRTLGDIPTYGLAGNREENGQELMDFEVDGIKDEIVSDEEEDDGRGAWNTVHLDESKSEPVALEAAILDAEPSLGQGVGGALKLAMSKGYLQKEDSNRPSASRFAHLQAQNYSIEDKTYGDDDKFGRRDRFNGPTSDFKEKEGFKPNVKLEYIDDDGHVLSAKEAFRYLSHKFHGKGPGKNKVEKRMKKAEQEVLMKRMSSTDTPLGTLNLLQAKQKETQSPYIVLSGSKQMQTTSISKIKH is encoded by the exons ATGGGATCGAACAAACGGCATAAAGCCGAGAAAAGTCgcgatattaagaaaaaacgtCATCGTAGCCGTTCGCGAAGTCATACCCCAGAACGTGAGAAAATAGATAAGCATAGACATCACAAGAAacacaaaaggaaagaacgtaAGGATTACGATAGCGATG TTGAAATTGTCAATGCACCGCCGCCTCCAAAAATCTCAAGATCGTCGCATCCTTCGACGCCTCCTCCACCTGAGATTTCCAAACAACATAGCCCTTCCCCTGTAAAAGATGGCATTTCGCAAACCTCATTATCGATTGAGGAAACAAATAAGCTTAGAGCAAAGTTAGGTTTGAAGCCTTTAGAGGTTGATAGTACGTCAAAGGATGATCCCAACAAAATCAAGGATGATTTGGGTGAATTCTATCATAAACCAGCGCCGAATGCCAACGATCAGTTGAAAACTCAAAAATTGAAGGAAAGAATTGGCAttcaaaagcaaaaaagacaGATAGAGGCTAATTTGGCGAAGATAAAGTCATTAGGGGATGATGATTCTGACGACGATACAAAAGCTTGGATCGATAAGAGCAGACGTTTacaggaggagaagaagaaggcagAAGAGAGG GCCAAAATGTTGGATCAACTGGATGAAGAGTTTGGAATTGGTAATCTTCTTAAGGAGGAAATACACCTTTCTCGTAATCTGGCTTATACGGAAAAAGATTTGAAGGGTTTGACGGTGGAACACGATATA gaGTGTATTGCGGAAGGCAAAGGAATGGTTCTAACCCTTAAAGATCAAGATATATTAAACGAGAAAAGCGATGTACTTGTTAATGTCAATATGGTGGACGATGAACGATATAAGCGAAACGTTCATAACAAAACTAAAAGGTCTGTTTATAATGCTTACGAGGATGATAATTTCGATGAGTTTGGCCTATCGAAGAAGAACATTTTAGATAAATATGACgaagaaattgaaggagagaaaaaggataatttCGTATTGGGTAGTTATAATCCGGTAGAGATAAAGCAGCGCCGTTCAGAAATTGTTAAGCACCGTTTAGCAAATAAGAAATTGGAATCATTGCAAACGAGAGAACCACAATTGGCTAGCGAATATTACAACGAGCAGGAGTTGGAGAAGTTTAAGAAGCCAAAGAAAAag atacgaaaaataagaacgaaaagaaaattaaaggcAGACGACCTGATGTCTCAAGAGAATGATTATCTCAGAGACTTGGGAAGTAGAAGGAGCAAAAAAACTGAGGAcgcaaaagaaaatgatggtACTTTAGACGTAGACGATTTGGAAG GGCCCAAAGAAGATTTAACGGGAATAAAATTTGAAGACGACGACAAGGAGTTAGAGCTGCAAATGGCTTTAAAGAAGGCGCATCGATTAAAAGAATTACAAATGTCGGacgagaaaaatgttacagAAAGTGTTAAGCAAGAATCAACAGCTTTAGACGAAAATCAATCGACGAACATAGTTCTTAATGCTACCGCAGAATTTTGTAGAACCTTAGGAGACATTCCAACGTACGGGCTTGCCGGTAATAGAGAGGAAAATGGACAGGAACTTATG GACTTTGAGGTTGATGGTATCAAGGATGAGATCGTTtctgacgaagaagaagatgatggtCGTGGTGCATGGAATACAGTACACTTAG ATGAAAGCAAATCGGAGCCTGTAGCACTAGAAGCTGCTATTTTAGATGCAGAACCATCGCTTGGCCAAGGTGTAGGTGGTGCATTAAAACTAGCAATGAGTAAGGGATATTTACAAAAGGAAGACAGTAACAGACCATCTGCCTCACGCTTTGCACATTTGCAAGCACAAAATTATTCTATTGAAGACAAAACATATgg AGATGACGATAAGTTTGGAAGAAGAGATCGTTTCAATGGTCCTACATCAgattttaaagagaaagaaggctTTAAGCCAAATGTTAAATTGGAGTACATAGATGACGATGGACATGTTTTAAGTGCAAAGGAAGCTTTTCGCTATCTTTCACACAAATTTCATGGGAAAGGACCGGGAAAGAATAAA gTGGAAAAGCGTATGAAAAAAGCTGAGCAAGaggtattaatgaaaagaatgtCTTCGACGGATACGCCATTGGGAACACTTAATTTATTACAAGCAAAGCAAAAAGAAACTCAATCACCGTATATAGTTCTCAGCGGTAGTAAACAAATGCAAAC GACTagtatatcaaaaataaaacattga
- the LOC124429219 gene encoding U4/U6.U5 tri-snRNP-associated protein 1 isoform X2: protein MGSNKRHKAEKSRDIKKKRHRSRSRSHTPEREKIDKHRHHKKHKRKELEIVNAPPPPKISRSSHPSTPPPPEISKQHSPSPVKDGISQTSLSIEETNKLRAKLGLKPLEVDSTSKDDPNKIKDDLGEFYHKPAPNANDQLKTQKLKERIGIQKQKRQIEANLAKIKSLGDDDSDDDTKAWIDKSRRLQEEKKKAEERAKMLDQLDEEFGIGNLLKEEIHLSRNLAYTEKDLKGLTVEHDIECIAEGKGMVLTLKDQDILNEKSDVLVNVNMVDDERYKRNVHNKTKRSVYNAYEDDNFDEFGLSKKNILDKYDEEIEGEKKDNFVLGSYNPVEIKQRRSEIVKHRLANKKLESLQTREPQLASEYYNEQELEKFKKPKKKIRKIRTKRKLKADDLMSQENDYLRDLGSRRSKKTEDAKENDGTLDVDDLEGPKEDLTGIKFEDDDKELELQMALKKAHRLKELQMSDEKNVTESVKQESTALDENQSTNIVLNATAEFCRTLGDIPTYGLAGNREENGQELMDFEVDGIKDEIVSDEEEDDGRGAWNTVHLDESKSEPVALEAAILDAEPSLGQGVGGALKLAMSKGYLQKEDSNRPSASRFAHLQAQNYSIEDKTYGDDDKFGRRDRFNGPTSDFKEKEGFKPNVKLEYIDDDGHVLSAKEAFRYLSHKFHGKGPGKNKVEKRMKKAEQEVLMKRMSSTDTPLGTLNLLQAKQKETQSPYIVLSGSKQMQTTSISKIKH, encoded by the exons ATGGGATCGAACAAACGGCATAAAGCCGAGAAAAGTCgcgatattaagaaaaaacgtCATCGTAGCCGTTCGCGAAGTCATACCCCAGAACGTGAGAAAATAGATAAGCATAGACATCACAAGAAacacaaaaggaaagaac TTGAAATTGTCAATGCACCGCCGCCTCCAAAAATCTCAAGATCGTCGCATCCTTCGACGCCTCCTCCACCTGAGATTTCCAAACAACATAGCCCTTCCCCTGTAAAAGATGGCATTTCGCAAACCTCATTATCGATTGAGGAAACAAATAAGCTTAGAGCAAAGTTAGGTTTGAAGCCTTTAGAGGTTGATAGTACGTCAAAGGATGATCCCAACAAAATCAAGGATGATTTGGGTGAATTCTATCATAAACCAGCGCCGAATGCCAACGATCAGTTGAAAACTCAAAAATTGAAGGAAAGAATTGGCAttcaaaagcaaaaaagacaGATAGAGGCTAATTTGGCGAAGATAAAGTCATTAGGGGATGATGATTCTGACGACGATACAAAAGCTTGGATCGATAAGAGCAGACGTTTacaggaggagaagaagaaggcagAAGAGAGG GCCAAAATGTTGGATCAACTGGATGAAGAGTTTGGAATTGGTAATCTTCTTAAGGAGGAAATACACCTTTCTCGTAATCTGGCTTATACGGAAAAAGATTTGAAGGGTTTGACGGTGGAACACGATATA gaGTGTATTGCGGAAGGCAAAGGAATGGTTCTAACCCTTAAAGATCAAGATATATTAAACGAGAAAAGCGATGTACTTGTTAATGTCAATATGGTGGACGATGAACGATATAAGCGAAACGTTCATAACAAAACTAAAAGGTCTGTTTATAATGCTTACGAGGATGATAATTTCGATGAGTTTGGCCTATCGAAGAAGAACATTTTAGATAAATATGACgaagaaattgaaggagagaaaaaggataatttCGTATTGGGTAGTTATAATCCGGTAGAGATAAAGCAGCGCCGTTCAGAAATTGTTAAGCACCGTTTAGCAAATAAGAAATTGGAATCATTGCAAACGAGAGAACCACAATTGGCTAGCGAATATTACAACGAGCAGGAGTTGGAGAAGTTTAAGAAGCCAAAGAAAAag atacgaaaaataagaacgaaaagaaaattaaaggcAGACGACCTGATGTCTCAAGAGAATGATTATCTCAGAGACTTGGGAAGTAGAAGGAGCAAAAAAACTGAGGAcgcaaaagaaaatgatggtACTTTAGACGTAGACGATTTGGAAG GGCCCAAAGAAGATTTAACGGGAATAAAATTTGAAGACGACGACAAGGAGTTAGAGCTGCAAATGGCTTTAAAGAAGGCGCATCGATTAAAAGAATTACAAATGTCGGacgagaaaaatgttacagAAAGTGTTAAGCAAGAATCAACAGCTTTAGACGAAAATCAATCGACGAACATAGTTCTTAATGCTACCGCAGAATTTTGTAGAACCTTAGGAGACATTCCAACGTACGGGCTTGCCGGTAATAGAGAGGAAAATGGACAGGAACTTATG GACTTTGAGGTTGATGGTATCAAGGATGAGATCGTTtctgacgaagaagaagatgatggtCGTGGTGCATGGAATACAGTACACTTAG ATGAAAGCAAATCGGAGCCTGTAGCACTAGAAGCTGCTATTTTAGATGCAGAACCATCGCTTGGCCAAGGTGTAGGTGGTGCATTAAAACTAGCAATGAGTAAGGGATATTTACAAAAGGAAGACAGTAACAGACCATCTGCCTCACGCTTTGCACATTTGCAAGCACAAAATTATTCTATTGAAGACAAAACATATgg AGATGACGATAAGTTTGGAAGAAGAGATCGTTTCAATGGTCCTACATCAgattttaaagagaaagaaggctTTAAGCCAAATGTTAAATTGGAGTACATAGATGACGATGGACATGTTTTAAGTGCAAAGGAAGCTTTTCGCTATCTTTCACACAAATTTCATGGGAAAGGACCGGGAAAGAATAAA gTGGAAAAGCGTATGAAAAAAGCTGAGCAAGaggtattaatgaaaagaatgtCTTCGACGGATACGCCATTGGGAACACTTAATTTATTACAAGCAAAGCAAAAAGAAACTCAATCACCGTATATAGTTCTCAGCGGTAGTAAACAAATGCAAAC GACTagtatatcaaaaataaaacattga